Genomic DNA from Methanosarcina sp. MTP4:
TCCCGGCCCGGCAGGCCGTCCCCACCGTTCAAGGCCTTTGCTTCCGCAATGAGGGACTACAGGAAGGCAAGGGAAGGACAGTAAAGCGAAGTGAAGCAAAGTGAAGCAAAGGGCCATCCGGCTCTTTCTCTCTACTTTTTTTGCAGTGTCTTTTCATCAGTTGCTTGCTGGAAACCAAACCCCTTTTTTAGCTATTTTTTGTGCTGATTTCCGGCTTTGGTTGAAATTTGGTGCGGGTATCCGGGTGCAGGGGTTCCCATTTCGTATCCAGGACCCGGCAGCAGTCCCGTTCACGAAGTGAACGGCTTTTCAATTAGACTGAATATGGAAAACAAGACTTTGAATAGCTGCTACATTTGGCCAATAGACTTCTTATTAAATTTAAACTTTACAGTTTTTGAATTGAATGTTGAATTATAGGGTTTATTATCTGGTTCAGCCCTCAATATTTGCCCTTCGTTAAATTTCTGCACGTGTATAATTTATTTGCGAGTCTGGACATTTATAAATATTTATATATGTATGTGGTGTTTTCCTAATTATGAGGCATATTTCTATTTTAGTCTTAGTTTTAGTTCTTTTGGCATGTTCATTTGTTGGTTGTATTGATGAAGCAGGAATTGTTGTTGTACAGGATAGATGTGAGTCTTCTTTTGATTTATCTAAAGGAATTGTCTATCACGTTGATTTGTGGGTACAGAATGAAGGAAGCGTTTCAAAAAGTTCAAAAGTAACGGCGGAACTGTTAGTAGAAAACACTGGGGAAGTGCGAGATTCAGAAACTCAAATTGTAAATTTAGAACCAGGCGAAACCAAGCAAATAACCCTTGTTCTTGATGGGGAAAGAAATATAGATTACGAATATACTTATTATGTTGATGGACTTTAACCCTCTATATGAGGGCTTACTCTTTTTATTTCAGTCGAATACCCCGTAGCTTGCAGTGGGGTGCGCCAGCGTAACTTTGATTTATAGGTTGAAATTTGGTAAATTATTTTTTTCCTTTAGAACCCGATACTTTAAAGTACTAATCCAAATTAGTACTAATCATGATTAGTACTTTTGTCGGCCGCGAGAAAGAACTCTCCCTCCTCGAAAAGGAATGGAAGAAAAAGCGAGGAAGCCTTATTGTGCTTTACGGCCGCCGCCGGATTGGAAAGACCCGCCTGCTGACCGAGTTTATCAGGGACAAACCGGGAGTTTTCTATGTCGGCGAAGATGTATCTCCCCACATCCAGATCATGCGTTTCAGGGAGAAACTTGCCGAGTTCTTGGAGGACGAACTTCTTGGAAGCCTGGACTTCAGGGACTGGGACCAGCTTTTTGCTTATTTCACGAAAAATTTGCCGGAGGAGCGTTTCTACCTCTGCATCGATGAATTTTCCTACCTTATAAAAAACGACCGTAGCATTCTCAGCACCCTTCAAAAGTACTGGGACTCTGTCCTTTCGGGGTCAAACGTCTGCATCGTGCTTTCCGGGTCCATGCTCGGGCTCATGAGTGAGATGGTGCTTTCCCATGCATCTCCGCTTTACGGGAGGCGAACCCGGGATATCCTCCTTGAAGGGCTTCCGTTTGCAGATGCCTGTAAGTTTCTGAATATGCCTTTTGAAGATACCCTGAAGACGTATATGACCCTCGGAGGGGTTCCCGAGTACCTGCTCAAGGCTTCGGAATATGGTTCCCTGGACGAATTCATCGAAAATGAGTTCTTTGACAGGTACGGGTACTTTTATCGGGAACCTTACTTCATTATCTCGCAGGAATTCCGGGAACTCAAGACTTATTTTTCCATTCTGGACGCTGTTGCTTCCGGAAACACGAAGCCGGGTGAAATTGCCAATTTCGTGGGCATGGAGGCCAGGAAGATCTACCCATATCTCGAAAACCTGATCCGCCTCGGTTTTCTGGAGCGCAGGGTTTCACTTTTCGGAAGTTCCAGAATGGGCATCTACCTTATAAAAGACCAGGTCTTCGACTTCTGGTTCAATTTCGTTTCCGCAAACAAGGAGGTTATCGAAAGGGACAGTCTGGAATTCAGGGCTGACCCTGAAGCCCTTAGAATGTATTTTGCCAGGAAATTCGAGACTTTTGTGGAGAAAGAATTCGTTCCTCTTCTTATTCCGTCGGCTCTTCGCACTGGCAGGTGGTGGCACAGGAATGAGGAAATCGACGTTCTTGCCGTAAACGAGGCCGAGAATGCGATCACTTTTATCGAGTGCAAATGGCGAACCTTGAACAAAAAATCAGCAGAAAAATCCCTCGAAGCCCTTAAAAGAAAATCCCCTCTCGTAAGATGGAGGGACAGTTCCCGGAATGAAATTTACGGGATTGTCGCAAGGAAAATCGATGGGAAAGGAGGGCTCAGGGAGAAAGGTTATCTGGTCTTTGACCTTGAAGACCTTGAGAAGGTAGTGTCTTGCCGTTAATCTTGAAGACCTTAAAAAGGCGGTAACTTGCTTTTTGCTCCATTTTCAGGCAAGAAATAAATCACATCGGCGATAATATATGAGTGGTATGGTAAAGAAAATTCTGACATTCCTTCTGATTTTATCCCTGGTCCTAAACGCTTACTTCGTCTGGTTCGCCCAGCCGCAGCCTCTCGGAGCCGGGGAGAGTGCGGAGCAGATTCGGGAGATGCAGGCCCGGATCAATTCCCTTGAAGAGGAGAACGAGGCCCTGAAAGTGCAGGTCCTCCTCAATAACCAGTCCCTGCAGTCCTACGCTTCCCAGATCGAGTTCTACCGGAACCGGGTTGTCGAGCTCGAAACGACGTTCCAGGCCTGCCCTGTGGGCCAGGAAGGCTTTGCAACCCTGCAGGCTCCGGCTGTGGTCCAGAGAATCGAGGAAGGAGAAAATGGGCCCTTTGTCTCGGAAACGGTTATTGAGGAAGGTGCCCTTATCGATGTCTCGGTTGAGGTCAGGCCAGGGAAAGGCCGCGTACTCGTCCAGACGACCCCCCTGATGGGTGTGGTCTTCCAGGACGCCGCCAACACCGCGGTCTTTGTTGCCCAGGACCAGGCCAATATGAGCCTCACCGGTACCGACACGATCTTCAGCATCACGGCTGAAGAGCCGATCCCTGCCGTAGACGGGCCAAGCGCCGGTGCCCTCATGACCCTCCTCACCATCGCCGCTCTTGACAACGACACCGAACTTAACGACTCCGTAACCCTCACCGGCACCATCGACAGCGAAGGCAACGTCGGCCCCATCAGTGGCGTGATCGAAAAATCCGAAGCCGCAAAAGCCGGAGGCAAGACCCTGATCCTCCTTCCCAGGGAAAACGACCAGCTTGTCAGCTACACCTATGTCCAGAGAGATGCAGGCCCCTTCACAATCGTTGAAAGAAAACCCGAATTCATTGATACCGAGGAGTTCATCGAGGAAAATGTGGGGATCGACGTCGAGTTTGTTGATACTATTGAGGATGTCGTGAGGTATGCGGTGTGATGGAAAGGGTCTGTGAAGTGATTTTTTGAAGTATGATCTTTAATTGTGGGATGTCTTCAACTCATAAAAAATGAGAAATTAGAAATGAAGGAAATTTTTATGCCATACATGCTTCAAAGGAGACGTCCCTGCACAGCAGTTCCGCCTGTTTAAGGATGCTCTCGGTCGCAAGTTTCCGCTTGTCGGGGGGATATCCGTATTTTTTCAGCAGCCGCTTTACGCTGATCCTCATTTTTGCCTGGATATTTTTCCGGAGGGTCCAGTCGATGCCTGCGTTCTTCCTTATGATGCCGACGAGTTCCGCCGCCATGAGCCTTAAGGTCTCATTGCCAAGGACTTCCACGGCACTTTCATTGTCGGCAAGGGCATCGTAAAAGGCGATTTCTTCTTCGCTGAGGCCCAGTTCCTCGCCCCTTTTGTCGGCTTCGCTGATTTTCTTTGCCAGGTCGAGGAGTTCTTCGATGACCTGAACGGTATCAATGCCCCGGTTTTTGTATTCGTTGATTGCCCGCTCAAGCATTTCGGCAAAGGACTTTCCCTGGATAAAGTTCTTGCGGGAACGGGTTTTGATCTCGTCGTAGAGCAGTTTTTTCAGGACTTCATAGGCAAGGTTCTTCTGGGGCAGGTCCCGCACTTCGGCAAGGAAGTCTTCGGAGAGAATTGAGATGTCGGGTCTTTTTATTCCGACAAGGTCAAAGAAATCGATGATCTCTTTGTTGGCAATCGATTTTGAAACAAGTTCTTTTATTGCCGAATTCACTTCGTACTTTGATTTTGCAGGCTTCCTGTCCACCTTTACAAGGATGGCTCTTACAGCCTGGAAATATGCCACTTCATCCCTGATCCTGTCTGCCTCGGAATGCGGGACGGAAAGGGCAAAGGCTTTCGAAAGCTCGGTTACGTGCTGGATGAGGCGCTTTTTTTCCTGGGTCCTCTGGGCTTCGGACCTCCCCTTCGAAAGGATGAAATCCGCCCCTTCCCTGACGATTCCGAGTTTTTCTTTCGGGGAAGCA
This window encodes:
- a CDS encoding ATP-binding protein, which encodes MISTFVGREKELSLLEKEWKKKRGSLIVLYGRRRIGKTRLLTEFIRDKPGVFYVGEDVSPHIQIMRFREKLAEFLEDELLGSLDFRDWDQLFAYFTKNLPEERFYLCIDEFSYLIKNDRSILSTLQKYWDSVLSGSNVCIVLSGSMLGLMSEMVLSHASPLYGRRTRDILLEGLPFADACKFLNMPFEDTLKTYMTLGGVPEYLLKASEYGSLDEFIENEFFDRYGYFYREPYFIISQEFRELKTYFSILDAVASGNTKPGEIANFVGMEARKIYPYLENLIRLGFLERRVSLFGSSRMGIYLIKDQVFDFWFNFVSANKEVIERDSLEFRADPEALRMYFARKFETFVEKEFVPLLIPSALRTGRWWHRNEEIDVLAVNEAENAITFIECKWRTLNKKSAEKSLEALKRKSPLVRWRDSSRNEIYGIVARKIDGKGGLREKGYLVFDLEDLEKVVSCR
- a CDS encoding S16 family serine protease, whose translation is MVKKILTFLLILSLVLNAYFVWFAQPQPLGAGESAEQIREMQARINSLEEENEALKVQVLLNNQSLQSYASQIEFYRNRVVELETTFQACPVGQEGFATLQAPAVVQRIEEGENGPFVSETVIEEGALIDVSVEVRPGKGRVLVQTTPLMGVVFQDAANTAVFVAQDQANMSLTGTDTIFSITAEEPIPAVDGPSAGALMTLLTIAALDNDTELNDSVTLTGTIDSEGNVGPISGVIEKSEAAKAGGKTLILLPRENDQLVSYTYVQRDAGPFTIVERKPEFIDTEEFIEENVGIDVEFVDTIEDVVRYAV